The following are from one region of the Zonotrichia leucophrys gambelii isolate GWCS_2022_RI chromosome 1A, RI_Zleu_2.0, whole genome shotgun sequence genome:
- the PKDREJ gene encoding LOW QUALITY PROTEIN: polycystin family receptor for egg jelly (The sequence of the model RefSeq protein was modified relative to this genomic sequence to represent the inferred CDS: inserted 2 bases in 1 codon; deleted 2 bases in 1 codon): protein MAALLLLLLLMQLLACCRRGSVASPVRLQPSPLRVSCPGPHGQVFQRQDNQHRVSCLWNSTVTLHYQPAPGAGLEVEEEEEGQPPSPPCCLWYLNAAFLRNISRWSGRVVLQTEAPSPGASSLVTVQCWSASCAAPECFHRNVSVEIAEQDMRLFVLWPQTRVIQAWQPVELGWCARLKNAAWQYRFSSRGGVPSSLLLPSSEHQDTTSPAVYPTVELEQTCATYYSYRLTVRYRHPGIHVAVVSIEQMPHISFNLSLKVEPDLVHVLSVSSKLLSVPQQPLSLSWWLQPLSLNTLAYRLVDTQAVGGWLCSYSSFTLPSNFCAISTPQSLDEMVVASVYFHVDGKRFEELMGELHLLNGTLSLTAGKETPIHVNLCPGKTNSSTYVFRYNQGTFYTSKDNNSTFSTDRPNTHTVFYQYKELSYLLTIEFLALQWYKFKMYLYMNQKRALIRSLAERDLDVHVFSSARPSVLQNFSYLVWFIPTQHPMLQCEWTFYLQLFGTKKDHIVQSSTYTYNDHVKNATRFVRRSALPFDAEKYTGFVAKVNCTSSAPIPALLSVRVNNRTAKTIEAPVVCAQKNCRIVRCWIQRPTPNSNILYKKRALEFFLFVRLDVECDTGISIKPQWQVYPATDTKSDPDWSNPVDTSSMFGVRMIHLTVAANSLDYGLYLFYFTAEVILIKTSTVLKAHDMVYVQVERADLVANISGGSVRTVKFSDRWTLDGSGSSDPDAAQGPMIFTWYCTKDFEDYKTMRFKWKNRCHPLQKDLRWVTSSGPIQTIPPEYLPGSTLYYFRLVIKKGRRTAYADQVIEIDPGPPLILDIKCIENCGASLIPTERFALSGKCSNCKPSNKPLYYWTLFSDTSKEIDFDWASKTSTGRFGAYLSIHALTFMKPEYPTYVLHLSVTTWDGRSASFRKAFAVNTPPKAGRCNIRPRYGFAFQTKFVVKCRGFSDSHLPLTYKVIVASNVPQTTTVSSVVENTFGTILYFGSEPKTPPSFLPLGMPSRWYRVILHVQVHDAFRAFTQVSLRAYVRKPHNTQPLVREFHDLLDSASHLSVSTSAQQLSDRLRGGYLIYLAASLLNYVKTTPIVQLPQAHLRETVVKAALNISVNSIMEINQVVAIISEITESIEKMNVRSQDLAIGKLTEVTGILKRQRSQINWSEGAEIQTSGILRCLANVLRADLLHLKNVSANGIQHVFSIMEGVTEIVFWGKVPQDIETVIETGHWNITVKKNEAWNITNCLPETDTCHNCFYPIIRKGNVSGVAPDTVFSTAVFEFDESPFPWLVYTSDIISMVMGFKMAETKTDGDLIPFMPERADIFLARKGGVATFNLLMGPDKTQTYTTGGFLFEINETATSMYFQIKTKLKVTFKVLIFTGTNLTGAQPVASFIAFHNRKTIASENETLIDDCSVKGPYIVCLPKSLLENIVQNSGEGAETITVILETHYILRYPNQKMVSIYIFNDQCLFLNGIESEWSQETCVIGPLTNWEQVHCICVSTRYRRSVTALAAPSIRFLAAKVIVLPNTIDLGRNLIADIPKNPLTLITLLCIFVIFLLLCCWAIRKDRAERQIKYIIVLPDNEASDDGSFLVTLYTGSRCNAGTKAEVFLQLIGQHGRSKFRCLWHRPSPAFQRGNIDCFLITTKKKLGDISSFKIRLNNDGKSSTWFLSRAEVEDMSTRKVWFFLCRKWLSLDKNHPSRALKFSVTDPQTPLPKADYFLIHFNRRLTEYHLWISVFAPVNAGAFTRFQRLCTFLAVLLFTMLVNIMFFNAEKDDEAPIYLRYARSIAVGIECALLTLPVEMLIIVLFKYSQKDPPPVVTKMYPKVDSRYWNNCIISEKDANVIDTQEETTPESSPEMDNKSQKPGSNVLEGSILSKVRRLSTTIRQLRKIPESEPLLCWWCVPVAWALVLTITVLSSFFIVLYGLSYGYQTSREWLIASGTSFLQNVFFNSILKTLFFTAISTIRPRYCEDIRWVTREKHVEFNSPEETQSTGQRYLKLADVRGTKQYQHLEADEXENLLRRPKVKINALIFMKVFIHHLAFLSLLLNFPAYSTENANSFHYSQSLNRSCFQNTSPTQVLWLSMTSLLVHYQLCPARRGDARAEHHILM, encoded by the exons ATGGCcgcgctcctcctcctcctcctcctcatgcAGCTGCTCGCCTGCTGCCGCCGGGGCTCGGTGGCGTCCCCTGTCCGTCTCCAGCCGTCACCCCTACGGGTCAGCTGCCCGGGCCCTCACGGCCAAGTCTTCCAGCGGCAGGACAACCAGCACAGGGTGTCGTGCCTGTGGAACAGCACCGTGACCCTGCATTACCAGCCcgccccaggagcagggctggaggtagaggaggaggaggagggccaGCCGCCATCCCCACCTTGCTGCCTCTGGTACCTGAACGCGGCCTTTCTGAGGAACATCTCACGCTGGTCAGGCCGGGTGGTACTGCAGACAGAAGCTCCCTCGCCCGGGGCCTCCAGCCTTGTTACAGTGCAGTGCTGGTCTGCCTCCTGCGCTGCGCCCGAGTGCTTTCACCGCAACGTGAGCGTCGAGATCGCGGAGCAGGATATGCGGCTGTTCGTGCTTTGGCCGCAGACACGCGTTATCCAAGCGTGGCAGCCcgtggagctgggctggtgtgCACGCCTCAAGAACGCTGCCTGGCAGTACCGCTTCAGCAGCCGGGGTGGTGTCCCCTCGAgccttctccttcccagcagtgAGCACCAGGACACAACATCACCTGCTGTCTATCCAACAGTTGAGTTGGAACAGACCTGTGCCACCTACTACAGCTACCGCTTGACTGTGCGCTACAGGCACCCCGGGATCCACGTTGCTGTGGTCAGTATTGAGCAGATGCCCCACATAAGCTTCAACCTCTCTCTCAAGGTGGAGCCTGACTTGGTGCATGTCCTCAGTGTCAGCTCCAAGCTCCTCAGTGTTCCTCAGCAGCCCCTTAGCTTGTCCTGGTGGCTTCAGCCCCTTAGCCTGAATACACTTGCCTACAGACTGGTGGACACACAGGCTGTAGGAGGGTGGCTGTGCTCCTACAGTTCATTTACACTGCCAAGCAACTTCTGTGCCATTTCTACACCTCAGAGCCTGGATGAGATGGTGGTGGCCAGCGTTTACTTCCATGTTGATGGAAAGAGGTTTGAGGAATTGATGGGGGAACTGCATCTGCTCAATGGTACCCTGAGCTTAACTGCTGGCAAAGAAACTCCCATACATGTCAACCTTTGTCCAGGGAAGACCAACAGCAGCACTTACGTTTTCAGGTACAACCAGGGAACATTTTACACATCTAAAGACAACAACAGCACTTTTTCCACAGATCGTCCTAACACACACACTGTGTTCTACCAATACAAGGAGCTCTCCTACTTACTCACCATAGAGTTTCTGGCCTTACAGTGGTACAAGTTCAAAATGTACCTTTATATGAATCAGAAGAGGGCTTTGATTAGGTCACTGGCAGAAAGAGACCTTGACGTCCACGTTTTCAGCAGTGCCCGTCCTTCTGTTCTGCAGAACTTTAGTTATTTAGTGTGGTTTATCCCTACCCAACATCCGATGCTACAGTGTGAGTGGACCTTCTATCTGCAGCTTTTTGGCACAAAAAAAGACCATATTGTCCAGAGTAGCACGTACACATACAATGACCACGTAAAAAATGCCACACGTTTTGTCCGTCGCTCTGCTTTACCCTTTGATGCAGAGAAATACACGGGGTTTGTGGCAAAAGTGAACTGCACCAGCAGTGCACCTATACCGGCTCTTTTAAGTGTCAGGGTCAACAACCGTACTGCAAAAACCATAGAAGCACCAGTGGTTTGTGCGCAAAAAAACTGTAGGATAGTCAGGTGTTGGATTCAGAGACCTACTCCCAATTCCAATATCTTGTACAAGAAAAGGGCATTagaatttttcctctttgtcaGGTTGGACGTAGAGTGCGACACTGGCATATCTATCAAGCCTCAATGGCAAGTCTATCCTGCTACGGACACAAAATCTGACCCGGACTGGTCAAACCCAGTAGACACTTCTAGCATGTTTGGCGTGAGAATGATACATTTAACTGTTGCCGCTAATAGTTTAGATTATGGGTTGTATCtgttttatttcactgctgAGGTAATCCTAATTAAGACCTCAACAGTCCTCAAGGCCCATGATATGGTTTATGTTCAGGTTGAGAGAGCTGATCTAGTGGCAAATATCTCAGGAGGCTCGGTCCGCACAGTGAAATTTTCTGACAGATGGACTCTTGATGGTTCTGGATCCTCTGATCCTGATGCAGCGCAAGGACCAATGATATTTACTTGGTACTGCACTAAAGACTTTGAAGACTATAAAACCATGAGattcaaatggaaaaacagaTGCCATCCATTGCAGAAGGATTTGAGATGGGTAACATCCTCAGGTCCCATTCAAACAATACCACCAGAATACCTCCCAGGAAGCACCTTATACTACTTTCGCCTGGTGATTAAAAAGGGCAGAAGGACGGCTTATGCTGATCAAGTTATAGAAATAGATCCTGGCCCTCCACTCATTCTGGATATTAAATGCATTGAAAACTGTGGTGCCAGTTTAATTCCAACAGAGAGATTTGCCCTATCTGGAAAATGCTCAAACTGTAAACCGAGCAACAAGCCACTATATTACTGGACCCTTTTTTCAGACACCTCTAAAGAAATTGATTTTGATTGGGCTTCTAAAACATCAACGGGGAGGTTTGGGGCTTACCTGTCTATACATGCTCTGACTTTCATGAAGCCTGAATATCCAACCTACGTACTTCACTTAAGCGTAACTACCTGGGATGGTAGGTCTGCATCCTTCAGAAAAGCCTTTGCAGTAAACACTCCACCTAAGGCTGGCAGGTGTAACATCAGACCCCGCTACGGGTTTGCCTTTCAGACAAAATTTGTTGTTAAGTGTAGAGGATTTTCTGACAGCCATTTACCTCTGACATATAAAGTGATAGTAGCTTCCAACGTACCCCAAACCACCACAGTAAGTTCTGTGGTGGAAAACACATTTGGCACAATTCTGTACTTTGGTTCTGAGCCTAAAACTCCTCCATCTTTTCTCCCACTTGGAATGCCCTCTCGTTGGTACCGTGTGATACTTCATGTTCAAGTCCATGATGCATTCAGGGCTTTTACCCAGGTGAGTTTACGTGCCTATGTGAGGAAGCCACACAATACTCAACCCCTTGTACGTGAGTTTCATGACCTGCTGGATTCAGCAAGCCATTTAAGCGTGTCCacatctgctcagcagctcagcGATCGTCTTAGAGGTGGTTATTTGATTTATCTTGCGGCCTCACTCTTAAACTACGTTAAAACCACACCAATTGTCCAGCTCCCCCAGGCTCACCTTCGGGAAACTGTGGTTAAAGCAGCCTTGAATATTTCAGTAAATAGCATCATGGAAATCAACCAAGTAGTGGCTATTATTTCTGAAATCACAGAGTCAATTGAGAAAATGAATGTTAGGTCACAAGACCTTGCCATTGGGAAACTGACAGAAGTAACGGGAATTCTGAAGAGACAGAGGAGTCAGATCAATTGGTCTGAGGGAGCAGAAATTCAGACCAGTGGAATACTAAGATGCTTGGCCAATGTCCTAAGAGCTGATCTTCTGCATCTCAAGAATGTCAGTGCAAATGGAATTCAACATGTTTTCTCCATCATGGAAGGTGTAACAGAGATAGTTTTCTGGGGAAAAGTCCCTCAAGACATAGAAACTGTAATAGAAACAGGACACTGGAATatcactgtgaagaaaaatgaagcCTGGAACATTACAAACTGTTTGCCTGAAACAGACACCTGCCACAATTGTTTTTATCCAATAATAAGAAAAGGAAACGTTTCAGGAGTGGCGCCGGACACTGTGTTTTCCACTGCTGTTTTTGAATTTGATGAGAGCCCCTTCCCATGGTTAGTTTACACATCAGATATTATATCAATGGTCATGGGGTTTAAAATGGCAGAGACTAAGACTGATGGGGATCTAATTCCATTCATGCCTGAAAGAGCAGACATTTTTCTTGCCAGGAAAGGTGGAGTTGCAACTTTTAATTTACTAATGGGACCCGATAAAACACAAACTTACACAACTGGAGGATTTCTTTTTGAGATCAATGAAACTGCCACGAGCATGTACTTCCAGATCAAGACAAAATTAAAAGTTACTTTCAAGGTGCTGATATTTACAGGTACCAATCTTACTGGCGCTCAGCCCGTGGCCTCATTTATTGCTTTTcacaacaggaaaacaattGCAAGTGAAAATGAGACACTCATTGATGACTGCAGCGTTAAAGGTCCCTACATAGTCTGTCTCCCAAAGTCCCTGCTGGAAAACATAGTGCAGAATAGTGGTGAAGGCGCTGAGACCATCACTGTTATCTTGGAGACACACTATATCTTAAGGTACCCAAACCAGAAAATGGTGAgcatatacatttttaatgacCAGTGCCTGTTTCTGAATGGGATTGAAAGCGAGTGGAGCCAAGAGACATGTGTGATTGGTCCCCTGACCAACTGGGAGCAGGTGCACTGTATCTGTGTCTCCACGCGGTACCGCAGGAGTGTGACAGCCCTTGCGGCACCCAGCATCAGGTTCCTGGCAGCCAAAGTAATAGTTCTTCCCAACACAATAGATCTGGGGAGAAACCTGATAGCAGACATACCTAAAAACCCACTGACCCTCATAACGCTGCTCTGTATTTTTGTCATCTTCTtgcttttgtgctgctgggctATAAGAAAAGACAGGGCTGAGAGGCAGATCAAGTACATTATCGTTCTGCCAGACAATGAGGCCTCTGATGATGGGAGCTTTTTGGTCACTCTGTACACAGGCAGTCGCTGTAATGCTGGGACCAAAGCAGAGGTTTTCCTGCAGCTCATCGGCCAGCACGGCAGGAGTAAATTCCGTTGTTTGTGGCACCGGCCTTCTCCAGCTTTCCAACGGGGAAACATTGACTGCTTTCTGATaactactaaaaaaaaattgggagatATTAGTTCCTTCAAGATCAGGCTCAATAACGATGGCAAATCTTCAACCTGGTTCTTAAGCAGAGCTGAAGTTGAGGACATGTCCACCAGGAAGGTCTGGTTctttctgtgcagaaaatgGCTTTCCCTTGACAAGAACCATCCCTCACGAGCCTTGAAATTTTCTGTCACAGACCCCCAGACACCTCTACCCAAAGCTGACTATTTCCTTATTCATTTTAACAGGAGACTGACAGAGTACCATCTGTGGATCTCAGTTTTTGCTCCTGTTAACGCTGGGGCTTTCACCAGGTTCCAAAGGTTGTGTACATTTTTAGCAGTGCTGTTATTCACTATGCTTGTTAACATTATGTTCTTTAATGCTGAAAAGGATGACGAAGCTCCAATATACCTGAGGTATGCGAGATCAATAGCAGTAGGAATTGAATGTGCTTTGCTTACCCTCCCTGTGGAAATGTTAATAATTGTCTTATTTAAGTATTCCCAGAAGGATCCTCCTCCTGTTGTGACTAAGATGTACCCAAAGGTAGATTCTAGGTACTGGAATAATTGCATAATATCTGAAAAAGATGCAAATGTAATTGACACACAGGAGGAGACGACACCTGAGAGTTCCCCTGAGATGGATAATAAGTCCCAGAAGCCAGGTTCCAATGTCCTAGAAGGGAGCATCTTGTCCAAAGTAAGGAGACTAAGCACGACCATCAGGCAGCTCCGCAAGATCCCGGAGAGTGAGCCCTTGCTGTGTTGGTGGTGTGTCCCTGTGGCCTGGGCCCTGGTTCTGACCATAACCGTGCTCTCATCCTTCTTCATCGTGCTCTACGGCTTGTCCTATGGCTACCAGACTTCCCGGGAGTGGCTCATAGCGTCTGGAACCTCCTTTCTTCAGAACGTGTTTTTCAATTCAATTCTGAAAACCTTGTTTTTCACAGCTATAAGCACAATTCGCCCAAGATACTGTGAAGATATCAGATGGGTAACTCGGGAAAAGCATGTGGAGTTTAACTCACCTGAAGAAACTCAGAGCACAGGTC AAAGATACCTGAAACTTGCTGATGTCAGAGGCACCAAGCAATATCAGCATTTGGAAGCTGATGA CGAAAACTTGCTGAGAAGGccaaaagttaaaataaatgcaCTTATTTTCATGAAAGTTTTCATCCATCACCTTGCCTTTTTATCACTGCTATTGAATTTCCCA GCATATTCCACTGAGAATGCCAACAGTTTCCACTACAGCCAGTCCCTGAACAGAAGCTGCTTTCAAAATACTTCTCCCACCCAAGTTCTGTGGCTAAGCATGACCTCGCTTCTCGTGCACTATCAACTCTGCCCAGCTCGCAGAGGTGATGCCCGTGCTGAGCATCACATACTGATgtaa
- the CDPF1 gene encoding LOW QUALITY PROTEIN: cysteine-rich DPF motif domain-containing protein 1 (The sequence of the model RefSeq protein was modified relative to this genomic sequence to represent the inferred CDS: substituted 1 base at 1 genomic stop codon) translates to MSPKPEQGMREGGRRSRAHSAPCRPPGAACEGTGKGNREPGTGAGTGKRGSPGNWVESERWRELEPAGNKIGRQTGARDGAGNGGLRNREWGAKGAEEGPRDGRRGLKNGCSKEVQTAGEFRCELCELSNLYTNYGQMSPNSHSIMLLEEAYDMKDPLTPGKDKFLIIRSHCSLCSRAVCVGANCSLFYSKRFCLPCVKENLKAFPLEIQDMDKRKPQQKSCKXTDTKHKS, encoded by the exons ATGTCCCCAAAGCCGGAGCAGGGCATGAGGGAAGGCGGGCGGCGTTCGCGGGCgcacagcgccccctgccggccgcCCGGCGCCGCCTGTGAGGGAACGGGGAAAGGGAACCGGGAACCGGGCACGGGAGCGGGAACGGGGAAAAGGGGTAGCCCCGGTAACTGGGTGGAAAGTGAGCGCTGGAGGGAACTGGAGCCAGCGGGAAACAAGATCGGGAGGCAAACAGGAGCTCGGGATGGAGCGGGAAATGGAGGCTTGAGGAACCGGGAATGGGGAGCAAAGGGAGCTGAGGAGGGACCGAGGGATGGGAGACGGGGC CTTAAAAATGGATGCTCCAAAGAAGTTCAGACAGCAGGAGAATTCAGATGTGAGCTGTGTGAGTTATCAAACTTGTACACAAATTATGGGCAGATGTCACCAAACTCACACTCAATTAT GCTTTTGGAAGAAGCCTATGACATGAAGGATCCTTTAACCCCTGGCAAGGACAAGTTCCTCATCATTAGGTCTCACTGCAGtttgtgcagcagagcagtgtgtgTTG GAGCA aacTGTAGTCTGTTCTACTCCAAACGTTTCTGCCTCCCCTGTGTGAAGGAAAACCTGAAGGCCTTTCCTTTGGAAATACAAGACATGGATAAAAGGAAACCCCAGCAGAAATCCTGCAAATAAACGGATACGAAGCATAAATCTTGA